One part of the Halopenitus persicus genome encodes these proteins:
- a CDS encoding DUF5615 family PIN-like protein, producing the protein MFAEHVGRIFEGLLRERDYDTVQAKDQFGERTKDAELLQWYADEGIVLLTTNAKDFEDLHPDYEHAGILVYFDQELPDTDPEGLARTVDEVFRNGGTRALTHYAYRLTSA; encoded by the coding sequence ATGTTCGCCGAGCACGTCGGGCGTATCTTCGAGGGACTGCTCCGTGAACGTGACTACGACACCGTCCAGGCCAAAGATCAGTTCGGGGAACGGACCAAGGACGCCGAACTTCTCCAGTGGTACGCCGACGAGGGGATCGTCCTTCTCACGACCAACGCGAAGGACTTCGAAGACCTCCATCCGGACTACGAACACGCTGGAATTCTCGTGTACTTCGACCAGGAACTCCCGGACACCGACCCGGAGGGCCTCGCCCGAACCGTGGATGAAGTGTTTCGTAATGGCGGGACTCGTGCATTGACACACTATGCCTATCGCTTGACCTCCGCCTGA
- the rpl12p gene encoding 50S ribosomal protein P1: protein MEYVYAALILNETGEEINEDNLTAVLDAAGVDVEESRVKALVAALEDVDIEEAIETAAAAPAAGAAAGGSADAGGDADEADESEDEAEEADEADEEDEDEGDGGEGLGELFG from the coding sequence ATGGAATACGTTTACGCTGCGCTCATCCTGAACGAGACGGGCGAAGAGATCAACGAAGACAACCTCACCGCGGTGCTCGACGCCGCGGGCGTCGACGTCGAGGAGTCCCGCGTCAAGGCACTCGTCGCGGCCCTCGAGGACGTCGACATCGAGGAGGCCATCGAGACGGCCGCCGCGGCGCCGGCCGCCGGTGCCGCCGCGGGTGGCTCGGCCGACGCCGGCGGGGACGCCGACGAGGCCGACGAGAGCGAGGACGAGGCCGAGGAAGCCGACGAGGCTGACGAGGAAGACGAGGACGAAGGCGACGGCGGCGAAGGCCTCGGCGAGCTGTTCGGCTAA
- a CDS encoding 50S ribosomal protein L10 — MSSARQTETIPEWKKEEVDELVEFIDSFASVGIVGVAGIPSRQLQLMRRELHGSADLRMSRNTLVVRALEAVDEGVEQLTEHVSGQVALVGTNDNPFGLYKQLEASKTPAPINAGEVAPNDIVIPEGDTGVDPGPFVGELQTVGAAARIQDGSIQVTEDSTVLEAGEVVSEDLANVLTELGIEPKEVGLDLKSVYSEGVLFEPEELAIDVEEYEADVQSAAAAARNLSVNASYPTARTAGTLLAKASGEAKSVALHAEIESPDVVPDLIGRADAQLRALAAHIDDEEALPEELQGVDARAAAADAEEEQADDESDAEEAPDDADDADADDDDGDDGDAGDGLGAMFG; from the coding sequence ATGAGCTCCGCGCGGCAAACCGAGACCATCCCCGAGTGGAAAAAGGAGGAGGTCGACGAGCTCGTCGAGTTCATCGACTCCTTCGCCTCGGTCGGGATCGTCGGCGTGGCCGGCATCCCGAGCCGCCAGCTCCAGCTGATGCGGCGCGAGCTGCACGGCTCCGCGGACCTGCGGATGAGCCGGAACACGCTCGTCGTCCGCGCGCTCGAGGCGGTCGACGAGGGCGTCGAGCAGCTCACCGAACACGTGAGCGGCCAGGTCGCGCTCGTCGGCACGAACGACAATCCCTTCGGGCTCTACAAGCAGCTCGAGGCCTCGAAGACGCCGGCGCCGATCAACGCCGGCGAGGTCGCCCCGAACGACATCGTCATCCCCGAGGGCGACACCGGCGTCGACCCCGGACCGTTCGTCGGCGAACTCCAGACGGTCGGCGCGGCCGCCCGGATCCAGGACGGCTCGATCCAGGTCACCGAGGACTCGACCGTGCTCGAGGCGGGCGAGGTCGTCTCCGAGGACCTCGCGAACGTCCTCACCGAGCTCGGCATCGAGCCCAAGGAGGTCGGACTCGACCTGAAGTCCGTCTACTCCGAGGGCGTGCTCTTCGAGCCCGAGGAACTCGCGATCGACGTCGAGGAGTACGAGGCGGACGTGCAGTCCGCCGCCGCCGCCGCCCGCAACCTCTCGGTCAACGCCAGCTACCCGACGGCCCGCACCGCCGGCACCCTTCTCGCGAAGGCGTCCGGCGAGGCCAAATCCGTCGCGCTGCACGCCGAGATCGAGAGCCCGGACGTCGTGCCCGACCTGATCGGAAGGGCCGACGCCCAGCTGCGTGCGCTCGCGGCCCACATCGACGACGAGGAGGCGCTCCCCGAGGAGCTGCAGGGCGTCGACGCCCGGGCAGCCGCGGCGGACGCCGAAGAGGAACAGGCTGACGACGAATCGGACGCCGAGGAGGCGCCCGACGACGCTGACGACGCCGACGCGGACGACGACGACGGCGACGACGGCGACGCGGGCGACGGTCTCGGCGCGATGTTCGGATAA
- a CDS encoding 50S ribosomal protein L1, with protein sequence MADTIEEAVSRALDEAPERNFRETVDLAINLRDLDLNDPSNRVDESIVLPAGTGQETQIVVFAEGETAVRAEEVADEVLDSDDLEDLGDDDDAAKDLADETDFFIAEASLMQDIGRYLGTVLGPRGKMPTPLQPDDDVVETINRMKNTVQLRSGERRTFHTRVGAEDMSAEEISDNVDVIIRRLEADLEKGPLNIDGIFVKTTMGPAQEVPV encoded by the coding sequence ATGGCAGACACAATAGAGGAGGCAGTTTCTCGCGCACTCGATGAGGCACCCGAGCGGAACTTCCGTGAGACGGTGGACCTCGCGATCAATCTGCGCGATCTCGACCTCAACGATCCGTCGAATCGCGTCGACGAGTCAATCGTGCTGCCGGCTGGAACGGGACAGGAGACGCAAATCGTCGTCTTCGCGGAGGGCGAAACCGCCGTCCGCGCAGAGGAGGTTGCCGACGAGGTGCTCGACAGCGATGACCTCGAGGACCTCGGCGACGACGATGACGCCGCAAAGGACCTCGCCGATGAGACGGACTTCTTCATCGCCGAGGCCAGCCTGATGCAGGACATCGGTCGGTACCTCGGTACCGTCCTCGGTCCGCGCGGCAAGATGCCGACTCCACTCCAGCCGGACGATGACGTCGTCGAAACGATCAACCGAATGAAGAACACGGTGCAGCTCCGCTCCGGCGAACGCCGGACGTTCCACACGCGCGTGGGGGCGGAGGACATGAGCGCCGAGGAGATATCGGACAACGTCGACGTCATCATCCGTCGTCTCGAGGCCGACCTCGAGAAGGGTCCGCTCAACATCGACGGGATCTTCGTCAAGACGACGATGGGTCCCGCCCAGGAGGTGCCCGTATGA
- a CDS encoding 50S ribosomal protein L11, translating into MAGTIEVLVPGGQANPGPPLGPELGPTPVDVQDVVSEINEETAAFDGMEVPVTVEYEDDGSFSIEVGVPPTAELIKDEAGFDTGSGEPQSEFVADLSVEQVKTIAEQKSSDLLAYDTKNAAKEIGGTCASLGVTIDGENARTFDDRVDAGDYDDVLAE; encoded by the coding sequence ATGGCTGGAACCATCGAAGTGCTCGTTCCGGGCGGGCAGGCCAATCCCGGCCCGCCGCTCGGTCCCGAGCTCGGACCGACGCCCGTGGACGTGCAGGACGTCGTCAGCGAGATCAACGAGGAGACCGCCGCGTTCGACGGGATGGAGGTTCCCGTCACCGTCGAGTACGAGGACGACGGATCCTTCAGCATCGAGGTCGGCGTCCCGCCGACCGCCGAGCTGATCAAGGACGAGGCCGGGTTCGACACCGGGTCGGGCGAGCCGCAGTCGGAGTTCGTCGCCGATCTCTCGGTCGAGCAGGTCAAGACGATCGCCGAGCAGAAGTCCTCCGACCTGCTGGCGTACGACACGAAGAACGCCGCCAAGGAGATCGGCGGCACCTGCGCCTCCCTCGGCGTCACGATCGACGGCGAGAACGCCCGGACGTTCGACGACCGCGTCGACGCGGGCGACTACGACGACGTCCTCGCCGAGTAG
- a CDS encoding archease, with the protein MTHRLRDHTADVAVEATADTLAAVFADIASGLTEAMCEDPPAGGDRFTMEITAESGEAALFDYLDRLIYERDVRGVLPVDHDCQVRPAATDAPDHDADDTWTVEASARGVPLRDVAARDVKAVTYSEMVLEQRGTEWYAYVVFDV; encoded by the coding sequence GTGACTCACCGACTTCGCGACCATACTGCCGACGTGGCTGTCGAGGCAACCGCCGACACCCTCGCCGCCGTCTTCGCCGACATCGCGTCCGGACTCACGGAAGCGATGTGCGAGGATCCGCCCGCAGGCGGCGACCGGTTCACGATGGAGATTACCGCTGAGTCCGGCGAGGCGGCGCTGTTCGACTACCTCGATCGACTCATCTACGAGCGCGACGTCCGCGGCGTCCTGCCGGTGGACCACGACTGCCAGGTCCGACCGGCGGCCACGGACGCTCCAGACCACGACGCTGACGACACGTGGACCGTCGAGGCCAGCGCTCGGGGCGTCCCGCTGCGCGACGTCGCAGCCCGGGACGTGAAGGCGGTGACGTACTCCGAGATGGTGCTCGAGCAACGCGGAACGGAGTGGTACGCGTACGTCGTCTTCGACGTCTAG
- a CDS encoding DUF502 domain-containing protein, translating into MRTDRPLVGTIRRGFLTGVAVVVPLVITLIVLTIAFNYVYQYLDLFSNAILPFSPRIVVPFVGAIGRELLVEIATPIVLFLIILGVGLAVNASRYGALAVDYFDHLIERVPGVGAVYESFRRMSDVMLESDGENFQEVVLVEFPTDDTYTLAFVTSHTPTAIADPAGSEREGMRTLFMPMAPNPVMGGHVLFVPESRIVDIDLTVEEGIQALVTSGVAIGDGADDGAEDGPPSDGVTADTLRDVSRIGHVEQRIDPAAAARMTTDQDRTMADRTERYDEAINPSTAETPDAIVRRERDVDAESESTPGGPTPAERADRRAADRGATEVPPSQRAERDPQERGRTDVPPERHDPSDRKPEGESVESESVESESVESESVEDEEGRSA; encoded by the coding sequence ATGAGGACGGACCGGCCACTCGTCGGGACGATCCGCCGCGGCTTTCTCACCGGGGTCGCGGTCGTCGTTCCGCTGGTGATCACGCTGATCGTGTTGACGATCGCGTTCAACTACGTCTATCAGTACCTCGACCTGTTCTCGAACGCGATCCTCCCGTTCTCGCCGCGCATCGTGGTTCCGTTCGTCGGTGCGATCGGACGGGAGCTCCTCGTGGAGATCGCCACGCCGATCGTGCTCTTCCTGATCATTCTCGGCGTCGGGCTGGCGGTGAACGCATCGCGCTACGGCGCGTTGGCGGTCGACTATTTCGATCATCTCATCGAACGGGTTCCGGGGGTCGGGGCCGTCTACGAGAGCTTTCGGCGGATGTCGGACGTGATGCTCGAGTCCGATGGCGAGAACTTTCAGGAGGTCGTCCTGGTCGAGTTCCCCACCGACGACACCTACACGCTGGCGTTCGTGACGAGCCACACGCCGACGGCGATCGCCGACCCGGCCGGAAGCGAACGGGAGGGAATGCGGACGCTGTTCATGCCGATGGCTCCGAACCCGGTGATGGGGGGACACGTCCTGTTCGTTCCCGAATCCCGGATCGTCGACATCGATCTCACCGTCGAGGAGGGGATCCAGGCGCTGGTCACGAGCGGCGTCGCGATCGGGGATGGAGCAGACGACGGCGCGGAGGACGGGCCACCGAGTGACGGGGTGACGGCCGACACGCTGCGGGACGTTTCCCGGATCGGACACGTCGAACAGCGCATCGACCCGGCGGCGGCGGCACGGATGACCACCGACCAGGACCGAACGATGGCCGATCGAACCGAGCGGTACGACGAGGCGATCAACCCGAGCACGGCCGAGACACCGGACGCGATCGTTCGGCGGGAGCGGGACGTGGACGCCGAGTCCGAGTCGACCCCGGGAGGACCGACGCCGGCCGAGCGTGCCGACCGCCGTGCGGCGGATCGCGGCGCGACCGAGGTCCCGCCCTCCCAGCGAGCGGAGCGCGACCCACAGGAACGGGGCCGAACCGACGTTCCGCCGGAACGACACGACCCGAGCGACCGGAAGCCGGAGGGTGAGAGCGTGGAGAGCGAGAGCGTGGAGAGCGAGAGCGTGGAGAGCGAGAGCGTGGAGGACGAGGAGGGTCGTTCCGCGTGA
- a CDS encoding GNAT family N-acetyltransferase — MSVTVEKRIDQPGDAEHVSATWELKETIRKEEGVLRQRRGFFTDAYRRSRAHLLFENDDLVAFACVRRDGYLLFLGVAPDARGRGYAQRLIADIAEEHRSVTCHARSTNENAIGFYKHLGFEVKRRINDYYEDGGDAYYLKLGRDSLRDRLADIVHG; from the coding sequence GTGAGCGTCACCGTCGAGAAGCGGATCGATCAGCCCGGCGACGCCGAGCACGTCTCGGCGACCTGGGAGCTCAAGGAGACGATCCGCAAGGAGGAGGGCGTACTCCGGCAGCGGCGCGGGTTCTTCACCGACGCCTACCGGCGTTCGCGGGCCCACCTCCTCTTCGAAAACGACGACCTCGTCGCGTTCGCCTGCGTGCGACGGGACGGCTACCTTCTGTTTCTGGGCGTGGCACCGGATGCCCGTGGTCGGGGCTACGCCCAGCGGCTGATCGCCGATATCGCCGAGGAGCACCGCTCCGTAACCTGCCACGCGCGGTCGACGAACGAGAACGCGATCGGCTTTTATAAGCACCTCGGGTTCGAGGTCAAACGCCGGATCAACGACTACTACGAGGACGGCGGCGACGCCTATTATCTCAAGCTGGGCCGCGACTCGCTGCGCGATCGCCTCGCCGATATCGTTCACGGCTGA
- a CDS encoding RtcB family protein: MTTREFGDVRLRQVRENVWEIPKEGGMNVPARVFASESLLEEIGEDDTLTQLRNATHLPGMTRYALCMPDGHQGYGFPVGGVGAIDAEQGCISPGAIGYDINCGVRMVKTNLTYDDVRGHEEELVDALFDRIPSGLGGGGIVTGDSDTVEAILEHGVEWAVDAGYGVARDLERCEDEGRRPDARPEFVPQKAKDRGRNQIGSLGSGNHFLEVQRVTDVFREDVADVYGLEPGQIVVLIHCGSRGLGHQTCTEYLREIEKRHGDLLEELPDKELAAAPAGSELANEYYGAMCAAINYAWVNRQLITHRTRTVFGTVFDADPIDDLGMELLYDVAHNIAKRETHVVDGEKRDLYVHRKGATRAFPAGREEVPAVYRDVGQPVIIPGSMGAGSYVLRGGENSLDVSFGSTAHGAGRLMSRTQAKRDFWGGDVQEELEEQERIYVKAQSGATIAEEAPGVYKDVDEVVRVSDALGIGDTVARTFPVCNIKG; encoded by the coding sequence ATGACCACCCGCGAGTTCGGCGACGTCCGTCTGCGGCAGGTTCGTGAGAACGTCTGGGAGATCCCGAAGGAGGGCGGGATGAACGTCCCGGCCCGCGTGTTCGCCTCGGAATCACTTCTCGAGGAGATCGGCGAGGACGACACGCTCACCCAGCTCCGGAACGCGACCCACCTCCCGGGAATGACGAGGTACGCGCTCTGTATGCCCGACGGTCACCAGGGATACGGGTTCCCGGTCGGCGGCGTCGGCGCCATCGACGCCGAGCAGGGCTGTATCTCGCCCGGAGCGATCGGGTATGACATAAATTGTGGTGTGAGGATGGTGAAAACAAACCTCACCTACGACGACGTTCGGGGTCACGAGGAGGAGCTCGTGGACGCCCTCTTCGACCGGATCCCCTCCGGGCTCGGCGGCGGCGGGATCGTCACGGGCGACAGCGACACGGTCGAGGCGATCCTCGAGCACGGCGTCGAGTGGGCGGTCGATGCGGGCTACGGCGTCGCGAGGGACCTCGAGCGGTGTGAGGACGAGGGTCGCCGTCCCGACGCGCGGCCGGAGTTCGTTCCGCAGAAGGCCAAGGACCGCGGCCGCAACCAGATCGGATCGCTCGGCTCCGGTAACCACTTCCTGGAGGTCCAGCGCGTGACGGACGTCTTCCGTGAGGACGTGGCCGACGTCTACGGGCTCGAGCCGGGGCAGATCGTCGTCCTGATCCACTGCGGCTCGCGGGGACTGGGCCACCAGACGTGCACGGAGTACCTGCGGGAGATCGAGAAGCGCCACGGGGACCTCCTCGAGGAGCTGCCCGACAAGGAACTCGCGGCGGCGCCCGCCGGGTCCGAGCTCGCCAACGAGTACTACGGCGCGATGTGTGCGGCGATCAACTACGCGTGGGTCAACCGGCAGCTCATCACCCACCGGACGCGGACGGTGTTCGGCACCGTCTTCGACGCCGACCCGATCGACGACCTCGGGATGGAGCTGCTCTACGACGTCGCCCACAACATCGCCAAGCGCGAGACGCACGTCGTCGACGGCGAGAAACGCGACCTCTACGTGCACCGGAAGGGCGCGACGCGGGCGTTCCCCGCCGGCCGCGAGGAGGTTCCGGCGGTCTACCGCGACGTCGGCCAGCCCGTCATCATCCCGGGGAGCATGGGCGCCGGCTCCTACGTCCTGCGGGGCGGCGAGAACTCCCTCGACGTCTCCTTCGGCTCGACGGCCCACGGCGCCGGGCGGTTGATGAGCCGCACGCAGGCCAAACGCGACTTCTGGGGCGGCGACGTGCAGGAGGAACTCGAGGAGCAGGAGCGGATCTACGTGAAGGCCCAGAGCGGCGCGACGATCGCCGAGGAGGCGCCCGGCGTTTATAAGGACGTGGACGAGGTCGTCCGCGTCAGCGACGCGTTGGGGATCGGCGACACGGTCGCCCGGACGTTCCCCGTCTGTAACATCAAGGGCTAG
- a CDS encoding DUF47 domain-containing protein: MAAQPERRFDDRIVSRTEAYLDRIDECVRLLSDLFDAYIDGGADDPTVRELVDAITARESDCDRLKRDISAQITNADAREIGLRNARIHLNSPRVLDLYQRLDEIPNAVERLAEELVTIKPPREAATFDRYAEMARCAERAMDALADAVACYVRLLRSPSRSDSIAAEIATVRGAESAVDESRNEVIETAFADDAIDRPFVFRTVALRFDEILDAMEDVTDTLVLISSTESWITTESNTRTTESND; this comes from the coding sequence ATGGCCGCACAACCCGAACGGCGGTTCGACGACCGGATCGTCTCGCGGACGGAGGCGTATCTCGACCGGATCGACGAGTGTGTCCGCCTGCTGTCGGACCTGTTCGATGCGTACATCGACGGGGGTGCCGATGATCCCACGGTCCGGGAGCTGGTCGACGCGATCACGGCTCGCGAAAGCGACTGCGACCGCCTCAAGCGGGACATCTCCGCGCAGATCACGAACGCCGACGCCCGGGAGATCGGGCTGCGGAACGCCCGGATCCACCTCAACTCGCCGCGCGTGCTCGATCTCTATCAGCGGCTCGACGAGATACCGAACGCGGTCGAACGCCTCGCCGAGGAGTTGGTCACGATCAAGCCGCCGCGGGAGGCCGCCACCTTTGACCGCTACGCGGAGATGGCGCGGTGTGCCGAGCGGGCGATGGACGCGCTCGCGGACGCCGTCGCGTGCTATGTCCGGCTGTTGCGCTCCCCCTCGCGGTCGGACTCGATCGCCGCGGAGATCGCCACGGTCCGGGGCGCCGAGAGCGCGGTCGACGAGAGCCGGAACGAGGTGATCGAGACCGCGTTCGCCGATGACGCCATCGACCGTCCGTTCGTCTTCCGGACCGTCGCGCTCCGCTTCGACGAGATCCTCGACGCGATGGAGGACGTGACCGATACGCTCGTGCTGATCTCGAGCACTGAATCGTGGATCACGACCGAGTCGAATACCCGAACGACCGAGTCGAACGACTGA
- a CDS encoding aldo/keto reductase: MEYTTLGDTGMEVSRICLGCMSFGSSDWREWVLDEGESRAIIERAIDLGINFFDTANVYSNGESERVLGNALEGYDRDRQVVATKVYGEMDGTNPNAGGLSRKAIDQELSNSLDRLGMDTIDLYQTHRWDYDAPIDETLRALDDAVRRNQVRYIGTSSQWAHQFSRALHTSDDLGLERFQTMQNHYNLAYREEEREMVPLCDREGIGVIPWSPLARGYLTRPHEEFLETTRGKYMNDGRFAERIDTYRANGGDEINDRVAELAAEKGVTMAQIALAWLLHQDAVDAPIVGTTSVEHLEEAVEALEIDLSESDRAYLAEPYGPVAVNGHE, from the coding sequence ATGGAGTACACGACGCTGGGCGACACGGGAATGGAGGTCAGCCGGATCTGCCTCGGCTGTATGAGCTTCGGATCGAGCGACTGGCGCGAGTGGGTCCTCGACGAGGGGGAGAGCCGGGCGATCATCGAACGGGCGATCGATCTCGGCATCAACTTCTTCGACACGGCGAACGTCTACTCGAACGGCGAGTCCGAACGCGTCCTCGGGAACGCGTTGGAGGGATACGACCGCGACCGGCAGGTGGTGGCCACGAAGGTCTACGGGGAGATGGACGGGACGAATCCCAACGCCGGCGGGCTCTCGCGCAAGGCGATCGATCAGGAGCTGTCGAACAGCCTCGACCGCCTCGGGATGGACACGATCGACCTCTATCAGACGCATCGGTGGGATTACGATGCCCCGATCGACGAGACCCTTCGGGCGCTCGACGACGCCGTTCGCCGAAACCAGGTCCGTTACATCGGCACCTCCTCGCAGTGGGCCCATCAGTTCTCGCGGGCCCTCCACACGAGCGACGATCTCGGGCTGGAACGGTTCCAAACTATGCAGAACCACTACAACCTCGCCTACCGCGAGGAGGAACGCGAGATGGTGCCCCTCTGTGACCGCGAGGGGATCGGCGTCATCCCGTGGAGCCCGCTCGCACGCGGGTACCTCACCCGCCCCCACGAGGAGTTCCTCGAGACGACCCGCGGCAAGTATATGAACGACGGCCGGTTCGCCGAGCGGATCGACACCTATCGCGCGAACGGCGGCGACGAGATCAACGACCGCGTCGCGGAGCTCGCGGCCGAAAAGGGCGTCACGATGGCGCAGATCGCGCTCGCGTGGCTCCTCCACCAGGATGCGGTCGACGCGCCCATCGTCGGGACGACGAGCGTCGAACACTTGGAGGAGGCCGTCGAGGCGCTCGAGATCGACCTCTCGGAGAGCGACCGGGCATATCTCGCGGAGCCGTACGGACCGGTCGCGGTGAACGGCCACGAGTAG
- a CDS encoding TMEM165/GDT1 family protein — protein MTTWMDVAVIAFLAQLAVLPGEKVQFIIAGLSTRYNPLLVVAAAGSAFAGWTVLEIAFGSYVQRVLPAVYLDLLTGLLFLFFAVALLRSAPSRTRTDGGSAAATPDDDNTDAADVNADAADATAATPDRVAAGEDASLPDDDGGTSMLDGELDVRVPYLGWRIPNAFGGFLPIFALMAFGEFGDKTQLVTIGLAAQYPAFPAAIWAGEMAAIIPVSLVNAFVFFRFANRFDLRTAHHLAGAAFAFFGIDTLQAIVTGVSVWDTVVEAAAATILTLVG, from the coding sequence ATGACGACCTGGATGGACGTCGCCGTGATCGCCTTTCTCGCCCAGCTCGCGGTGCTGCCGGGCGAGAAGGTCCAGTTCATCATCGCCGGCCTGTCGACGCGGTACAACCCCCTGTTGGTCGTGGCCGCCGCCGGGAGCGCCTTCGCCGGTTGGACGGTCCTCGAGATCGCGTTCGGAAGCTACGTTCAGCGGGTGCTTCCGGCCGTCTATCTCGACCTGCTCACCGGGTTGTTGTTCCTGTTCTTCGCCGTCGCGTTGTTGCGGTCCGCGCCCTCGCGGACGCGGACGGACGGCGGGTCGGCCGCCGCCACACCGGACGACGACAACACCGACGCCGCCGACGTGAACGCCGACGCCGCCGACGCCACCGCTGCCACCCCCGACCGCGTCGCGGCCGGCGAGGACGCCTCGCTCCCGGACGACGACGGCGGGACGAGCATGCTCGACGGGGAGCTCGACGTGCGCGTTCCCTATCTCGGGTGGCGAATACCCAACGCGTTCGGGGGATTCCTCCCGATCTTCGCGCTGATGGCGTTCGGCGAGTTCGGGGACAAGACCCAGCTCGTCACGATCGGGCTGGCCGCCCAGTACCCCGCGTTCCCGGCGGCCATCTGGGCGGGCGAGATGGCGGCCATCATCCCGGTCAGCCTCGTGAACGCGTTCGTGTTCTTCCGGTTCGCGAACCGGTTCGACCTCCGGACGGCACACCACCTGGCGGGGGCCGCCTTCGCGTTCTTCGGGATCGACACGCTGCAGGCGATCGTGACCGGCGTCTCGGTCTGGGACACCGTCGTCGAGGCGGCGGCGGCGACGATCCTCACGCTCGTCGGATAG